A genomic segment from Comamonas terrigena NBRC 13299 encodes:
- a CDS encoding nitroreductase family protein, whose translation MTLSVQAAIASRISVNSFQPDRPLDDATIASLVDLATKAPSAYNLQNWRFVVARSPEAKARLQAAAYGQQKIADASAAFLVCGTLEAHTQLASALAPSVQAGFMPQAMAEAWQSQAHRSHTGNSTLQRDEAVRSASLAGMTLMLAAESMGLGSCAMSGFDAAQVAQALGLASTELPVLIVVVGHPEPGNWPQKPRKPVADVLTIV comes from the coding sequence ATGACCCTGTCCGTCCAAGCTGCCATCGCATCCCGCATTTCCGTCAACAGCTTCCAGCCCGACCGTCCTTTGGACGATGCCACCATCGCGTCGCTGGTTGACCTGGCCACCAAGGCTCCGTCGGCCTACAACCTGCAGAACTGGCGCTTTGTGGTGGCCCGCTCGCCAGAGGCCAAGGCCCGCCTGCAGGCTGCGGCCTATGGGCAGCAGAAGATTGCGGATGCCTCGGCCGCCTTCCTGGTCTGCGGGACGCTGGAGGCGCACACGCAACTGGCATCGGCCCTGGCTCCCAGCGTGCAGGCGGGATTCATGCCGCAGGCCATGGCCGAAGCCTGGCAGTCGCAGGCGCACCGCAGCCATACGGGCAATAGCACGCTGCAGCGGGATGAGGCCGTGCGCTCCGCATCCCTGGCGGGCATGACCTTGATGCTTGCGGCCGAAAGCATGGGTCTGGGCTCGTGCGCCATGAGCGGCTTTGACGCCGCACAGGTTGCGCAGGCGTTGGGCCTGGCAAGCACGGAATTGCCGGTGCTGATCGTGGTGGTCGGCCATCCAGAGCCCGGCAACTGGCCCCAGAAGCCCCGCAAACCGGTGGCGGATGTGCTGACCATCGTGTGA
- a CDS encoding transketolase family protein, producing the protein MNPVAEKKPRLTTSAMIASIAGEGQRVKAAPFGKALVELAAKRPEIVGMTADLAKYTDLHLFAQAYPERFYQMGMAEQLLMGAAGGMAKEGLIPFATTYAVFGTRRAYDFIHQVIAEESLNVKMCCALPGLTTGYGPSHQATEDVAMMRGIPGLTIIDPCDALDIEQAVPQMAAHNGPVYMRLLRGNVPLVLDEYDYSFEMGKAKRLVDGDEVLIISSGFMTMRALEVAKALQSDKIGVAVLHCPTIKPLDEVTILAEVLRKPRLVVVAENHSVVGGLGEAVASSLLQNSVTPTKFRLAGLPDAYLDAGALPTLHDRYGISTEALSRRVKAWLG; encoded by the coding sequence ATGAACCCTGTCGCTGAAAAAAAGCCGCGTCTGACCACCTCCGCCATGATCGCCTCCATCGCGGGCGAGGGACAGCGCGTCAAAGCTGCTCCGTTCGGAAAAGCCCTAGTCGAACTGGCCGCCAAGCGGCCTGAAATCGTGGGTATGACCGCTGATCTGGCGAAGTACACCGACCTGCACTTGTTTGCGCAAGCCTACCCCGAGCGCTTCTACCAGATGGGCATGGCCGAACAACTGCTCATGGGCGCAGCCGGCGGTATGGCCAAAGAAGGCCTGATCCCGTTCGCCACCACCTATGCGGTGTTCGGCACGCGCCGGGCCTATGACTTCATCCACCAGGTGATAGCCGAAGAGAGCCTGAATGTGAAGATGTGCTGCGCATTGCCTGGACTGACCACCGGCTACGGCCCAAGCCACCAGGCCACTGAAGATGTGGCCATGATGCGCGGCATCCCCGGCCTGACCATTATCGACCCCTGCGACGCGCTCGACATCGAACAGGCCGTACCGCAGATGGCCGCGCACAACGGTCCGGTCTATATGCGCCTGCTACGCGGCAACGTGCCGCTGGTGCTGGACGAATACGACTACAGCTTCGAGATGGGCAAGGCCAAGCGCCTGGTGGACGGGGACGAGGTGCTCATCATCTCCAGCGGCTTCATGACCATGCGCGCGCTTGAGGTGGCCAAGGCGTTGCAGTCCGACAAGATCGGCGTGGCGGTGTTGCACTGTCCGACGATCAAACCACTGGATGAGGTCACCATCCTCGCTGAGGTGCTGCGTAAGCCGCGCTTGGTGGTGGTGGCTGAGAACCATTCGGTTGTGGGAGGCTTGGGCGAGGCGGTGGCCAGTAGCCTGTTGCAAAACAGCGTGACACCCACCAAGTTTCGCCTCGCAGGCCTGCCCGATGCATACTTGGATGCTGGGGCGCTGCCTACGTTGCATGACCGTTACGGCATCAGCACTGAGGCGCTGAGTCGGCGCGTCAAGGCCTGGCTGGGTTGA
- a CDS encoding barstar family protein, whose product MARAQQVVVTVSDVFKTEELHQRLMTALSFPGFYGRNWDAFWDAITGLVEMPHTLRLEGWRALEAHLPRDARVLQQCLERMQQQYPALAARVEYV is encoded by the coding sequence ATGGCACGCGCGCAGCAGGTGGTGGTCACTGTCAGCGATGTTTTCAAGACAGAGGAGCTGCATCAACGGCTGATGACGGCGCTGTCATTTCCGGGCTTCTACGGCCGCAACTGGGACGCCTTCTGGGACGCCATCACCGGGCTGGTGGAGATGCCCCACACGCTGCGGCTGGAGGGATGGCGGGCACTGGAGGCACACCTCCCCCGCGATGCCCGCGTGCTGCAGCAATGCCTGGAGCGCATGCAGCAGCAGTACCCCGCGCTGGCAGCCCGGGTGGAGTACGTGTAA
- a CDS encoding EamA family transporter produces the protein MPADISPHPWRDALLTACAPVIWGSTYIVTSEFLPPDRPFTAALIRALPAGLLLLLITRQLPHRQHWWRLWVLSALNIGVFQALLFVAAYRLPGGLAAVLGAIQPLLVMLLAWAVDRRAPGVVAVCCAAAGVFGMAVLLLSPQTVFEPIGMAAALLGAVSMATGVWLTRRWQIGLPVLSMTGWQLVLGGLMLAPVAWLADAPLPTLTGVQWAAYAYLSGAGALVAYVLWFRGVACLPSVAVASLGLLSPLTAVVLGWALLSQSMTGASLLGLLVVLASVFGVQWASSRKP, from the coding sequence ATGCCTGCCGACATTTCTCCCCACCCCTGGCGCGACGCCTTGCTGACCGCGTGCGCCCCTGTCATCTGGGGCTCCACCTACATCGTGACGTCCGAGTTTCTGCCGCCGGACCGGCCCTTCACCGCCGCGCTGATCCGGGCGCTGCCCGCCGGGCTGTTGCTGCTGCTGATCACGCGGCAGCTGCCGCACAGGCAGCACTGGTGGCGGCTGTGGGTGTTGAGCGCGCTGAACATCGGCGTGTTCCAGGCGCTGCTGTTTGTGGCGGCCTATCGCCTGCCCGGTGGCCTGGCGGCAGTGCTGGGGGCGATTCAACCGCTGCTGGTCATGCTGCTGGCCTGGGCCGTCGATCGCCGTGCACCGGGCGTGGTGGCGGTGTGCTGCGCTGCGGCCGGTGTGTTCGGCATGGCCGTGCTGCTGCTGTCGCCGCAGACCGTGTTTGAGCCGATTGGCATGGCTGCGGCCTTGCTGGGGGCGGTGTCCATGGCCACGGGCGTCTGGTTGACCCGGCGCTGGCAGATCGGCTTGCCTGTGCTGTCCATGACCGGGTGGCAACTGGTGCTGGGAGGGCTGATGCTGGCGCCGGTGGCGTGGCTGGCAGATGCCCCGCTGCCGACGCTGACCGGGGTGCAATGGGCCGCCTATGCCTACCTCAGCGGGGCGGGCGCCCTCGTGGCCTATGTGCTGTGGTTTCGCGGTGTGGCCTGTCTGCCTTCCGTGGCCGTGGCGTCGCTGGGCCTGCTGAGCCCGCTGACCGCTGTCGTGCTGGGCTGGGCCTTGCTGTCCCAGTCCATGACCGGGGCTTCGCTGCTGGGGCTGCTGGTCGTGCTGGCCAGTGTCTTTGGCGTGCAATGGGCTTCAAGCCGCAAGCCCTAG
- a CDS encoding LysR substrate-binding domain-containing protein yields MAALPPIANLQAFEVVARRRSFALAAAELHLTASAISHQISRLESHLGVRLFERSAHGVRLSPAGEHYRLHVGAALNAIAAATDDLKQGIRNSLYVHSAPSIASLWLMPRLHRFAQAYPDISLNLSAAHTPSDFALGQSDIDIRYGIPQWGDLVVEPLFVESLVPLASPAFIKTHKLKRVEQLLEVPLIQSNVSIVQWSDWFGRFTMQRAPDRFALRFDRAQMSLDAATQGLGVALESTMNAGGHLEEGKLEAPFGMEKAIRVKAHFAVYPERHAKRPAVEAFLSWLHGEAAKT; encoded by the coding sequence ATGGCTGCGTTGCCCCCCATCGCCAACCTGCAGGCGTTCGAAGTGGTGGCCCGCCGCCGCAGCTTTGCGCTGGCAGCGGCTGAGCTGCACCTCACTGCCTCAGCCATTAGCCACCAAATTTCTCGGCTCGAATCGCACCTGGGCGTCCGCCTTTTCGAACGCAGCGCGCACGGAGTTCGCTTGAGCCCCGCAGGTGAGCATTACCGGTTACACGTGGGTGCGGCACTCAACGCCATAGCTGCCGCAACCGACGACCTCAAGCAGGGCATCCGCAACAGTCTCTACGTGCACTCCGCACCAAGCATCGCCAGCCTCTGGCTTATGCCTCGACTACATCGCTTCGCACAGGCCTATCCGGACATCTCGCTCAATCTTTCCGCCGCACACACACCCAGCGACTTCGCGCTCGGCCAGTCCGACATCGATATTCGTTATGGCATCCCGCAGTGGGGCGATCTGGTAGTGGAGCCGCTGTTCGTCGAGTCGCTAGTGCCGCTGGCAAGCCCGGCCTTCATAAAGACGCACAAGCTCAAGCGGGTCGAACAGTTGCTGGAGGTGCCGCTGATCCAGAGCAACGTGAGCATCGTGCAGTGGTCCGACTGGTTTGGCCGTTTCACAATGCAGCGCGCACCCGACCGCTTCGCGCTACGCTTCGACCGAGCACAGATGTCGCTGGATGCGGCCACACAGGGCTTAGGTGTGGCGCTGGAAAGCACCATGAACGCCGGCGGTCACCTGGAAGAAGGCAAGCTTGAGGCGCCGTTTGGCATGGAGAAGGCCATACGCGTCAAAGCGCATTTCGCCGTCTACCCCGAACGCCACGCCAAACGCCCGGCAGTGGAGGCCTTCTTGTCCTGGCTGCACGGAGAAGCAGCGAAAACATAA
- a CDS encoding transketolase, giving the protein MTSAADKLQALARCAHRIRRYAVRMGEVQGQGYIGQALGWADVLAVAYGHALNLQPQDPTWEGRDRFLLSHGHYAIAHYAALIEAGVIPQEELETYGSDDSRLPMSGMATYTPGMEISGGSLGQGLIIGVGMALGLKQKKNPAFVYNSMSDGELDEGSTWEAAMSAAHHQLDNLICLVDINNQQADGPSSKVLGFEPLADKWAAFGWHVQRIDGNDLAAVLAAFDIARNLKEAKPRVILFNTLMGKGVPFLETRDKNHFIRVDPPEWQQALSILDQNAPEGAVA; this is encoded by the coding sequence ATGACTTCCGCCGCAGACAAACTGCAGGCGCTGGCCCGGTGCGCCCATCGCATCCGCCGCTACGCCGTTCGTATGGGTGAGGTTCAGGGTCAGGGCTACATCGGCCAGGCCCTGGGCTGGGCCGATGTGCTGGCCGTGGCCTACGGCCACGCGCTGAACCTGCAACCCCAAGACCCCACCTGGGAGGGCCGCGACCGCTTTCTGCTCTCGCACGGCCACTACGCTATCGCGCACTACGCGGCGCTGATCGAGGCTGGCGTGATCCCGCAGGAAGAACTGGAAACCTACGGCAGCGACGACAGTCGCCTGCCCATGAGCGGCATGGCCACCTATACGCCGGGCATGGAAATCTCCGGCGGCTCGCTGGGCCAGGGCCTAATCATTGGTGTCGGCATGGCACTGGGCCTCAAGCAGAAGAAGAACCCCGCCTTTGTCTACAACTCCATGAGCGACGGCGAGCTTGACGAAGGATCGACCTGGGAAGCCGCCATGTCGGCTGCGCACCACCAACTGGACAACCTGATTTGCCTGGTGGACATCAACAACCAGCAGGCCGACGGCCCCAGTTCCAAGGTGCTGGGCTTCGAGCCGCTGGCCGACAAGTGGGCCGCCTTCGGCTGGCATGTGCAGCGCATCGACGGCAACGACCTAGCTGCCGTCCTGGCCGCGTTCGATATCGCACGAAACCTCAAGGAAGCCAAGCCGCGTGTGATCCTTTTCAACACGCTGATGGGCAAGGGTGTGCCATTCCTGGAGACGCGCGATAAAAACCACTTTATCCGGGTCGATCCACCAGAGTGGCAACAAGCCCTCTCCATCCTCGACCAGAATGCCCCCGAAGGAGCCGTCGCATGA
- a CDS encoding SDR family NAD(P)-dependent oxidoreductase, with amino-acid sequence MLLKDNVAIITGGAGVNGLGFATARLMAAQGARVAILDLERADPFAAAAQIGHGAIGIVADVTDKDSCDAAAAAVLKAFGRIDTLVNNAGITQPVKTLEITGADYDRILDVSLRGTLYMSQAVLPTMRQQQSGSIVCISSVSAQRGGGILGGPHYSAAKAGVLGLARAMAREFGSENIRVNCITPGLIGTDIIKGKLTEEKKAEIAETIPLARLGRADDIAGACVFLASPLSTYCTGITLDVNGGMLIH; translated from the coding sequence ATGCTTCTCAAGGACAACGTGGCCATCATTACCGGCGGTGCCGGCGTCAACGGCCTCGGATTTGCCACAGCCCGTCTCATGGCAGCGCAGGGTGCCAGGGTCGCCATCCTCGATCTGGAACGCGCCGATCCGTTTGCGGCTGCTGCACAGATTGGCCACGGCGCCATCGGCATCGTCGCTGACGTGACCGACAAGGACTCGTGCGACGCCGCAGCAGCAGCCGTGCTCAAGGCCTTCGGTCGCATCGACACGCTGGTGAACAACGCGGGCATCACGCAACCAGTGAAGACGCTGGAGATCACCGGTGCCGACTACGACCGCATCCTGGACGTGAGTCTGCGCGGTACGCTTTACATGTCTCAAGCAGTGCTGCCGACCATGCGCCAGCAGCAAAGCGGATCTATCGTCTGTATCTCGTCGGTTTCGGCCCAGCGCGGCGGCGGCATTCTGGGTGGCCCCCACTATTCGGCTGCAAAGGCGGGCGTACTGGGCTTGGCCCGCGCTATGGCCCGCGAGTTTGGCTCCGAGAACATTCGCGTCAACTGCATCACGCCCGGGCTGATCGGCACGGACATCATCAAGGGCAAACTGACCGAAGAGAAAAAGGCCGAGATCGCGGAGACCATTCCACTGGCCCGCCTGGGAAGGGCCGACGACATTGCCGGCGCCTGCGTGTTCCTGGCCAGCCCGCTGTCGACCTACTGCACCGGCATCACGCTCGATGTGAACGGCGGCATGCTGATCCACTGA
- a CDS encoding TRAP transporter small permease translates to MNFIEWAVVGVCRVLLWISTTVIFVILVANTVLRYATGTSLQWANEVPELLFPWLVMSGVVLAAAHGAHITTSFLMDAVPPALRRWASIGSWLVVAVLYGTLARATYQMLVIVHDEKSPILQVPGSLTYGCVMGGLVMLALLALKSAWNAWATPQVPSPPDTETAVPEAHW, encoded by the coding sequence ATGAACTTCATCGAATGGGCCGTTGTCGGCGTATGCCGTGTGCTGTTATGGATCAGCACGACCGTCATCTTTGTCATCTTAGTGGCCAACACCGTGTTGCGCTACGCCACCGGAACCAGCCTGCAATGGGCCAACGAGGTACCGGAGCTACTGTTTCCCTGGTTGGTCATGTCTGGCGTGGTACTGGCGGCTGCACATGGTGCTCACATCACCACCAGCTTTCTGATGGACGCCGTTCCTCCTGCGCTGCGCCGCTGGGCCTCCATCGGCAGCTGGCTGGTCGTGGCAGTGCTGTATGGCACGCTCGCTCGCGCCACCTACCAGATGCTGGTGATCGTCCACGACGAGAAGTCGCCCATCCTGCAGGTGCCCGGGTCGCTCACCTATGGCTGCGTGATGGGCGGGCTGGTGATGCTGGCGTTGCTGGCGCTCAAGTCAGCCTGGAACGCATGGGCCACGCCGCAGGTGCCCAGCCCCCCCGATACCGAGACCGCCGTGCCAGAGGCGCACTGGTAA
- a CDS encoding MarR family winged helix-turn-helix transcriptional regulator, with translation MKDHTLSPPRDAVDTILAQWRRERPDLDVSPMGPIGRIKRCAALLEQQLEAGFAEFDLSVWEFDMLAALRRSGAPYCLSPTELFSTLMVTSGTMTHRLKRLEARRWVARVPNAQDARSTLVQLTADGLALIERAVEAHVDNERTMLSVLPADVLRDLDAQLSHLLRALEPSNHGADATPAS, from the coding sequence ATGAAAGACCATACGCTTTCTCCGCCGCGCGATGCCGTGGACACCATCCTGGCCCAGTGGCGGCGCGAGCGCCCCGATCTGGATGTGAGCCCTATGGGCCCCATCGGGCGCATCAAACGTTGTGCGGCGCTGCTGGAGCAGCAGCTGGAAGCCGGCTTTGCGGAGTTCGACCTGAGCGTGTGGGAGTTCGACATGCTGGCCGCCCTGCGGCGGTCTGGCGCCCCTTACTGCCTCAGCCCCACGGAGCTGTTCTCCACCCTCATGGTGACCTCGGGCACGATGACCCACAGGCTCAAGCGCCTGGAGGCCCGGAGGTGGGTGGCACGCGTACCCAACGCCCAGGATGCGCGCAGCACCCTGGTACAGCTCACCGCGGACGGGCTGGCGCTGATCGAGCGCGCGGTGGAGGCGCATGTAGACAACGAACGCACGATGCTGTCGGTATTGCCTGCCGACGTGCTGCGCGACCTGGATGCACAGCTGTCCCACTTGCTGCGCGCCCTGGAGCCTTCCAACCATGGTGCCGATGCGACGCCGGCATCCTGA
- a CDS encoding TRAP transporter large permease, with translation MSALILVVFLGAAVLAMPIAHALLVAAMAAAATSDRIPLDLLVQQMVAQVQSFPLIAIPFFMLTGSLMMGGRLGAALVGVLSTLIGRFHGGPAQVGVLSSTLFGGVSGSAVADASAIGSLLIPWHKRLGYPPAFSAATLAAAATIDILIPPSIPMILFALTANASIAALFVAGILPGILMCAGFMFMCWWVGKRRNFPRDTTPINWGEFRVHLLYSSPALLLPVLIVLFLRFGIATPTEVAVLSTLYAAAVSVVVYRDLSLKRLNDAVVHAGLATGVVLLVIMASAAIGWLLTYDQMPTGVAHWIQQNVSQGWIVILIMNLLMLFIGMFIDLPAAVLLLTPVFLPLAESIGMDPVQLGIMMVVNLAVGLYTPPVGTTLFITSALAKVKVGQTVRELGPFYFVAFLVLALVSYVPASILR, from the coding sequence ATGAGCGCCCTCATTCTTGTTGTCTTTCTCGGTGCCGCCGTGCTGGCCATGCCCATTGCCCATGCGCTGCTGGTCGCGGCCATGGCTGCCGCTGCAACCTCTGACCGCATCCCGCTCGATTTGCTGGTGCAGCAGATGGTGGCGCAGGTGCAGAGCTTTCCGCTCATCGCGATCCCGTTCTTCATGCTCACCGGCTCGCTCATGATGGGCGGCCGCCTGGGGGCAGCGCTGGTGGGTGTGCTCAGCACCCTAATCGGCCGCTTTCACGGCGGGCCTGCGCAGGTGGGCGTGTTGTCGTCCACGCTGTTCGGTGGTGTGTCGGGCTCTGCCGTGGCCGATGCCTCGGCCATTGGCTCGCTGCTGATTCCCTGGCACAAGCGCCTGGGCTATCCGCCCGCTTTCTCTGCTGCTACGCTAGCCGCGGCAGCCACCATCGACATCCTCATCCCGCCCTCGATCCCGATGATTCTGTTCGCGCTGACGGCCAATGCCTCCATTGCGGCACTGTTTGTCGCGGGCATCCTGCCTGGCATCCTCATGTGCGCCGGCTTCATGTTCATGTGCTGGTGGGTCGGCAAGCGCCGTAACTTTCCGCGCGACACCACCCCAATCAATTGGGGCGAGTTCCGCGTACACCTGCTGTACTCGTCGCCCGCGCTGCTGCTGCCGGTGCTGATCGTGTTGTTCCTGCGCTTTGGCATTGCCACACCCACCGAGGTGGCAGTGTTGTCCACGCTGTACGCCGCTGCGGTGTCGGTGGTGGTGTACCGCGACCTGTCGCTCAAGCGCCTGAACGATGCCGTGGTGCATGCAGGCCTGGCGACCGGCGTAGTGCTGCTGGTGATCATGGCCTCTGCCGCCATCGGCTGGCTGCTCACCTACGATCAGATGCCTACGGGCGTAGCCCACTGGATTCAGCAGAACGTGAGCCAAGGCTGGATCGTGATCCTGATCATGAACCTGCTGATGCTGTTCATCGGCATGTTCATCGACCTGCCGGCCGCCGTCTTGCTGCTGACCCCGGTGTTCCTGCCCTTGGCCGAAAGCATTGGCATGGACCCGGTACAGCTGGGAATCATGATGGTGGTGAACCTGGCTGTGGGCCTCTACACCCCGCCCGTGGGCACCACGCTGTTCATCACCAGCGCGCTGGCCAAGGTCAAGGTGGGTCAGACGGTACGTGAGCTAGGACCGTTCTACTTTGTAGCTTTCCTGGTACTGGCGCTGGTGTCTTATGTGCCGGCCTCGATCCTTCGCTGA
- a CDS encoding TRAP transporter substrate-binding protein, translated as MQRKTFTRTLLAAAALAVALPGLAQAQTMKLTLGHGAAPGNPRHEAAVKFAETLKAKTAGRIEVQVAPSAQLGDDAAMVTAVRTGALDMTANSQGAVSVAVPEYAAYGMPFMFSTPAQAFKLLDGPLGQELAQKSADKGMVVLGYWDNGIRHMTNSKRPITKVEDMKGLKMRTPPDAVLVDIMQALGAEAQQIKFAELYVALQQGVVDGQENPLVNIHASKLYEVQKHLALTSHMFQMTPFLMSKRTWDRLSDADRKAVTEAAAEATTLQRKMSQEADDKLLEDLKNKGVQVTTVDKAAFAKATAGVDAKWLTTPIGPYLKKVIAAAR; from the coding sequence ATGCAACGCAAAACCTTCACCCGCACCTTGTTGGCAGCCGCCGCTTTGGCAGTGGCACTGCCCGGGCTCGCTCAGGCACAGACCATGAAGCTCACTCTGGGCCATGGCGCTGCCCCTGGCAATCCGCGCCACGAGGCCGCCGTCAAGTTTGCTGAAACCCTCAAGGCCAAGACCGCAGGCCGCATCGAGGTGCAGGTGGCGCCATCGGCCCAGCTGGGCGACGATGCGGCCATGGTCACAGCTGTGCGCACCGGCGCGCTGGACATGACAGCGAACTCGCAAGGTGCCGTGTCGGTGGCTGTGCCCGAGTATGCCGCTTATGGCATGCCGTTCATGTTCTCCACCCCCGCGCAGGCCTTCAAGCTGCTGGACGGCCCGCTGGGCCAGGAGCTGGCGCAAAAATCTGCAGACAAAGGCATGGTGGTGCTGGGCTATTGGGACAACGGCATCCGCCACATGACCAACAGCAAACGTCCCATCACCAAGGTCGAAGACATGAAGGGCTTGAAGATGCGCACCCCGCCTGACGCAGTGCTGGTGGACATCATGCAGGCGCTGGGTGCCGAGGCACAGCAGATCAAATTTGCCGAGCTGTACGTGGCGCTGCAGCAAGGCGTGGTCGATGGGCAGGAGAACCCGCTGGTCAACATCCATGCGAGCAAGCTGTACGAAGTGCAAAAGCACCTGGCCCTGACGAGCCACATGTTCCAGATGACGCCGTTCCTGATGAGCAAGCGCACCTGGGACCGCCTGTCTGACGCCGACCGCAAGGCAGTGACCGAGGCCGCCGCCGAAGCCACAACGCTGCAGCGCAAGATGTCGCAAGAGGCCGACGACAAGCTGCTGGAAGACCTCAAGAACAAGGGCGTGCAGGTGACCACGGTGGACAAGGCTGCGTTTGCCAAGGCCACGGCAGGAGTGGACGCCAAGTGGCTGACCACACCCATCGGGCCTTACCTCAAGAAAGTCATCGCCGCTGCGCGTTGA